The segment GTTTTGTTTAGAATATTTGGGAATATTCATGTAAAACCTGGTCCGCACCAAATCCCCTTGGAGCAAAAGCCTGTACACATCTGGAAAGTGCTCCATTGACATCAGCATAAAAGGGGCGGAGCTGTTTAAACAGATGTGTAGCGTGAAACGAAACGGCAGCTGTCGGTCCCACCTGCCCGGCTTGacccagctccagctccatcaGGGCCACGGGGCCGCCGGGGTCCGCCTCCCCCCGGCCGCCAGCGGCGGCGGTCCGGATGTCCACCCTCCAGGAGAGGCCCCTGAGGCCGGGCTCCCAGCGGCTCTGGGCCAGCAGGCTCTCCCTCACCCGGACCCGCTGGCTCCTCCAGAAGCGAGAGAGGGCGGCAGCCTGTTCGACAGTGAGCCCCCCGCCGCCCTGCCTCCTGGTCTGCGCCGTGAGGAAGGCCTCCAGCTGGGCGTGGTCCATGTCGGCCGCGGCGATGGACTGGGGGGGCATTTAGCATGTAGTTGcagtaaatgtaaattaaatgtgATTAGAATACATTTCACAACTGACAATGGATTTATGTCAAATGGAAAGGTTCATACAGGTCCTACAAAGTGCAATAAACCAGACTGAGGTgtcgtcgccccctgctggccacagTACTTTTACACCACCTAAATCTACTTGAACACCGCCAATGACGTCACTTAAAAGGCACATTCGGTAGTGGGTGACTTCAGATATGATTGCGACCTGTGTATAAAGGTACGGAACATGAAGgcgcgtgtgtgtatatatgaagTTAGGTGTATTTCCGCGGGTGGAGGCGCCGCCTCACCTTCAGGAGGCCTCTCATCCTCTCGTGCAGGGACCGGAACTCCTCGCGCGACAGGTGCGCGTACAGCTcgcgctgcagcagctcctcggtGACGTCACTCTTGTTGTAATAAAGCTTTTGGGCGATTCCGTTCAGCAATCCGCTCAGAGACTTCGCCGCGTCCACATCCGCCATGTTCGCGTCTCGGTCACGTGACGGCGGAAGGCGTCATGTGACGCGAGGACGTCACGACACGGCATTGTGGGAGTCGtagttctatttttattttttttaatacgatTTCCAGAGAAAAGACTCCTCCCCTCGTAGTGTTGTTGTTTGATCGGTGCGATCAGGCAATATGtgtttaattcaattatttatatCAATACAACTAAACAAGACGTAGCAGAATGTCTCTCACACTGGAGCACGGTGAAGTTATTATGGACTTTTCCAGGATTTACTCAGTCAGTTTGCTTCTTAAGGGcattttttcaattgtacaCATCTTAGCTTGGCTTTAAAAGACAATATGATCAAATATGATCATATTGTGCAAATATGATCCATACGCATGTGTTGAAGAACCATCTCACTGCTGTATATTATGAGGCACACACTGTAAGGCGCTGTGTGAACTCAGCATTTGGCACCGTTCAAAATTTCCATCTGATGATGTTATTTACTCAAGTACCGTTAGGAGCAAATTCAAGGTACTTATTGTGACTTTGagtccacagctgcagctcaaatgagcttttcatcttcttcctgtcaAATGAAAACTCTCTCTGTTGTGATGTGAAATGCTTGTGTGGATTAAGGGGAACctggtttagaaaaaaaaaatcttcatagtaattaatataaaaaaataatcctcctaatgtatttgatttatttttcatttgtcatCAGCGACTGATGAGCCAAAAGAAGATGCACACCATGAGTGTCTTTTCCTTCTTAAGTCCTAACTTAAATTTACATTGTGTTAACTTTTGATTCAGCGCTTACACACATCTACGGGCCCAATTAAAATAACCATCCAATTACCCACCTTCCTTTAATGTGTCAGAGGAGTCAATTAGATGTTGTCTTACACATTACCAGTATAGGGCTCCCTTCTATTCTTACATGTACGTTCCCAaataacagacacacagaccATGGATGCTGAGACGAGCTTTATTcagaaaagcagcagaacaGAGGTTCAGTGACTTATATCAGCGCTTTGGAGCATTAGTCactacatcacatgtcatttagctgtcgcttttatccaaagcgacttacattgcattataacccatgcgttacattttgggGGGGcgattaggggttgggtgtcttgctcaggaacactttgacatggcacatggagcagccgggattcgaaccattATCTCATCAACAGTGAGGCAACGACTGGACCTCACACCTCAATTTTATTCTTGACTAGTCACTCTCTATATTTGACTTTACAAAGGACCAGGAAATGGGCTGATGTGGATCAACCTCCACCTGTTAATTGGACCGTTACAGTTGTCTATTCGCCCCCCTGATTGCTTTTTTCTTATCAAGTTTAATTTTGATGAAGCCGGTTGAAATGATATAATGGCTACAGGCAAAGGCTAAATCTATTAAAGGCTTAAGAAAGCGCTGCTGGTTTGTCTCAGGAAACTCCGCGGGGCCCTTTGACCCGCGTCACTCCAGCCCCCATCGCCTGCCTCTGCTccggctcctgctcctgctcctgctcctgctcctgccctTGCTCCGGCTCCTGCTCCTGCCCTTGCTCCGGCTCCTGCTCCTGCCcttgctcctgctcctgctcctgcccttgctcctgctcctgcccttgctcctgctcctgctcctgcccttgctcctgctcctgctcctgctcccgCCGCGCTTCTTGACGCCCCGCCCTCTTTTACCTTTGCGGCCCCTCTTGCGGCTCTTCTTTCTCACGCCGCCTCTCTTGCGCTTGCCGCGTCCTTTCCGCTTGCATTGCTTCGCCgccttgcccccctccccccctccgccggCTTCCTTGGGTAAGGCCACGCCGTTATCCGGGGCTTCGGCCTCGCCCACGCCGTTATCCGGGGCTTCGGCCTCGCCCACGCCCTCAGCCGGGGCTTCGGTGACGCCCGCTTCCCCGCCACCCGGCGCCACCTCGTCGTCGGTACCCGCTAGCGAGCGCGGACCTCggaacctcccccctcccgcgcACGAAGGCGCGACCCCTCCGCCCGAAGCGCACGTGTCGCAGCGCAGCAGCGCGTCGCCCGCGGGCGCGTAGCAGCGGAAGACGTTGTCGAGGCCCAGCTTGGACACCGCGGGACACCGGAAGGACGCGTCGGCGGGGCCGGCTTCGGAAAACACGAAGGCGTAACCGGGCCACCGGCGCACCACGTCGACCTTGTCGCCGAGGGCGCCGGCGTCCGCGGGGGAGCACGGGGAGCGTTTGGCGTAGATGACGAGGAAGCGGCCCTGGCTGCTGCCCGCGAGGGTCTGCAGGTTATCGAGGACCTGCGACAGCGGCGCCGCCACCACCCGGGCGCCCCGGTACACTCCGCCGCCGGAGACGGCTTTTCTCACGCGGTCCGCCGGGTCCTCCTGGAGGAGCCGCGGGAGGTCGCTCACGTCCTGGTTCCCCGGGACGCTCACGGCCAGGCTGAAGGCGTCCGGGAGCGCGTACCTGCCCGAGGGAAGACATTTTATAAGACATTTAATAATtcttattaaatgtgttttaaaagtaaaagtaatgtgcaacacacacatttaaaatataagcGTAAGATATAATATGTTTGTGGTAGACGCGTAAAAAGTGATTACACTCTGATGACAAAAAGAGTTAAGTTTAAAAAGTTGTatctaattattattaataaaagccAGATGTCTTACTATGTCCTAGAAGTCTAAAAACAACAATTCGGTAATATAAGGAAGGATGTAAAGGTGAATTAATAATTATGCAAATAAACTGATTTTAATAAGAGAATCAAACTGTATTTGTAAACCCCAATAAACAGAATATTCTGTGACTGCGTATTTAATAAACCGAGTGCTTCCGATAAACAGATTACACTGTAACATTTTTTGGAGAGTAgtaattataacccatgcaaatCAATTAAATTGTACTTGTGTATTAGTCATCAAACAAATGTATAATTAACAGTAACTTCCACCTACACAACTACAGCCtaataaaatatagttttaAGTAAAGCTAAGTCATTTAATAAGTCATAATGTGCAATTTTAATATCAGTTGTAAATCAGTTGTATAAAGTGTTGAGT is part of the Pungitius pungitius chromosome 9, fPunPun2.1, whole genome shotgun sequence genome and harbors:
- the commd1 gene encoding COMM domain-containing protein 1, with amino-acid sequence MADVDAAKSLSGLLNGIAQKLYYNKSDVTEELLQRELYAHLSREEFRSLHERMRGLLKSIAAADMDHAQLEAFLTAQTRRQGGGGLTVEQAAALSRFWRSQRVRVRESLLAQSRWEPGLRGLSWRVDIRTAAAGGRGEADPGGPVALMELELGQAGQDSQFVCLEFDEAKVNQLLKKMSDIQESIDGIAHRT
- the LOC119218008 gene encoding uncharacterized protein LOC119218008, encoding MAGLRWAVVALTVLLSAGDGSAAVDQTWLTSIIDGIKKEYALPDAFSLAVSVPGNQDVSDLPRLLQEDPADRVRKAVSGGGVYRGARVVAAPLSQVLDNLQTLAGSSQGRFLVIYAKRSPCSPADAGALGDKVDVVRRWPGYAFVFSEAGPADASFRCPAVSKLGLDNVFRCYAPAGDALLRCDTCASGGGVAPSCAGGGRFRGPRSLAGTDDEVAPGGGEAGVTEAPAEGVGEAEAPDNGVGEAEAPDNGVALPKEAGGGGEGGKAAKQCKRKGRGKRKRGGVRKKSRKRGRKGKRGRGVKKRGGSRSRSRSKGRSRSRSKGRSRSKGRSRSRSKGRSRSRSKGRSRSRSKGRSRSRSRSRSRSRGRRWGLE